A DNA window from Leptospira weilii contains the following coding sequences:
- a CDS encoding phosphate ABC transporter substrate-binding protein, whose amino-acid sequence MKFNFMILTAIVGLVTLAVNCKPRETITVTGSETMHVMLQMIGLEYSRKKSGFQVVVHGGGSIEGIEKLFQDKTDIAAASRPLTEAELKEFNSKGKFESLVVAYDGIAIIVHPSNPVRRISLEEASKIFAGEITDWSEVGGKPGKIDVLIRNDKSGTAAYFETHVLKQKDLGIKNFETRKNLVYSKTAKIVADNDAMTAAIDSNPNAIGFMGMGSALFENKGRVRALEYSLSGKGPFVIPSVENVYNRKYELSRGLYLFYLSDHGQKIDNFITYVTSEEGQKAVLKSGYLRGTLPTLEVEVKR is encoded by the coding sequence ATGAAATTTAATTTTATGATTCTTACCGCAATCGTCGGCTTAGTTACACTTGCCGTAAATTGTAAACCGAGAGAAACGATCACCGTCACCGGTTCCGAGACGATGCACGTAATGCTTCAGATGATCGGTTTGGAATATTCACGCAAGAAATCGGGATTCCAAGTCGTGGTTCACGGCGGAGGATCAATCGAAGGAATCGAAAAATTATTTCAGGACAAAACGGATATTGCCGCAGCCAGTAGACCTCTTACAGAAGCGGAGCTCAAGGAATTCAATTCCAAAGGTAAATTCGAATCACTTGTGGTCGCCTATGACGGAATTGCAATCATTGTTCATCCATCCAATCCGGTCCGCAGAATCAGCTTGGAAGAGGCCTCTAAAATTTTTGCGGGAGAAATCACGGACTGGTCCGAGGTCGGAGGTAAGCCCGGAAAAATAGACGTACTGATTCGAAACGACAAATCCGGAACCGCGGCCTACTTTGAAACGCACGTTCTCAAACAAAAAGATCTAGGAATTAAAAACTTCGAGACAAGAAAGAATTTGGTATATTCCAAAACCGCTAAAATCGTAGCGGACAATGACGCAATGACTGCGGCGATCGACTCCAACCCGAATGCGATCGGGTTTATGGGAATGGGAAGCGCTCTCTTTGAAAACAAAGGCAGAGTGCGCGCTTTAGAATATTCTCTTTCCGGAAAAGGTCCTTTCGTGATTCCTAGCGTCGAAAACGTATATAACAGAAAATATGAACTTTCCAGAGGGCTCTATCTATTCTATCTTTCCGATCACGGACAAAAGATAGACAATTTCATCACGTATGTCACAAGTGAAGAAGGACAGAAGGCGGTTCTCAAAAGCGGATATTTAAGAGGAACCCTTCCGACCCTAGAAGTCGAAGTCAAAAGATAG
- a CDS encoding Yip1 family protein codes for MRKFSFSFMNAVEEAGEVLIKPVSFFKDLSNAPEEPLLSLYLRCLVYMSFLYAVTVIGMTLLTPNGLPSPSLTFLFFEMPTAYLLASFIIFPILGFLYMFFSWICGGNTDWKQNFRASTAILSVFWAILFLQSFGGLIHIYLGMWIGIAFTAYVPFLFFLALTFYLKAPVKRTAIVLSLFTIVFLYLQYSKMDSYIKDYKIIENMNSQKFPIREKEIQEEREATEIIRKAMEKARAEDFNHRGFDDL; via the coding sequence ATGCGCAAGTTTTCCTTTTCTTTTATGAACGCAGTCGAAGAAGCCGGGGAAGTTTTAATAAAACCGGTTTCTTTTTTTAAGGATCTTTCCAACGCTCCCGAAGAACCTCTGCTCTCCCTATATCTTCGTTGTTTAGTCTATATGAGCTTTTTATATGCGGTTACAGTCATCGGCATGACTTTACTCACTCCGAATGGACTTCCCAGTCCATCCTTGACTTTTTTATTTTTCGAAATGCCTACGGCGTATTTACTCGCGAGCTTTATTATTTTTCCTATTTTAGGTTTCCTTTATATGTTTTTCTCCTGGATCTGCGGGGGAAATACCGATTGGAAACAAAACTTCAGAGCCAGCACCGCTATCTTAAGCGTGTTTTGGGCGATACTATTTCTGCAAAGCTTCGGCGGTTTGATTCACATTTATCTGGGAATGTGGATCGGAATCGCTTTTACCGCATATGTTCCGTTTTTATTCTTTCTTGCTTTGACTTTTTATCTAAAAGCTCCCGTAAAAAGGACCGCAATCGTACTTTCCCTATTTACGATCGTATTTTTGTATCTTCAATACTCAAAAATGGATTCGTACATAAAAGATTATAAAATCATCGAGAACATGAATTCCCAAAAATTCCCTATAAGAGAAAAAGAAATACAAGAAGAACGGGAAGCGACGGAAATCATCCGAAAGGCAATGGAAAAAGCAAGAGCCGAAGACTTCAACCATAGAGGATTCGATGATTTATAG
- the efp gene encoding elongation factor P yields the protein MTLGITEVKKGMVLKVEGDLYSVVKTEFVNPGKGSAFIRTKLKNLTKNSSIERTFKAAEKLESVELEKRNMTICYTEGDDIIFMDSNDFEQMPVSKEYVEDILPFLKEETPMEVTFYEGKPIGVIPPNFSILEVTYAEEGLKGDTSGTAQKRVTVETGGEINVPIFVKQGDIIKIDLRDLTYVERVNK from the coding sequence ATGACTCTTGGTATCACAGAAGTAAAAAAAGGTATGGTTCTCAAAGTAGAAGGAGATCTTTACTCGGTCGTTAAAACTGAATTCGTAAACCCGGGTAAAGGTTCGGCTTTTATCAGAACGAAGCTTAAAAATCTTACCAAAAACAGTTCGATCGAACGTACTTTCAAAGCGGCGGAAAAATTAGAGAGTGTCGAATTAGAAAAACGAAATATGACCATTTGTTACACCGAAGGGGACGATATCATCTTCATGGATTCCAACGATTTCGAACAAATGCCGGTTTCTAAAGAATATGTGGAAGATATTCTTCCTTTTTTAAAAGAAGAAACTCCGATGGAAGTTACCTTCTACGAAGGAAAACCGATCGGAGTGATTCCTCCCAACTTTTCCATTCTCGAAGTGACCTACGCCGAAGAAGGTCTCAAAGGAGACACGTCCGGTACGGCTCAAAAAAGAGTTACCGTGGAAACCGGAGGAGAAATCAACGTTCCGATATTCGTAAAGCAGGGAGATATAATTAAAATAGATCTGCGGGATCTCACTTACGTGGAAAGAGTCAATAAATAA
- a CDS encoding 1,2-dihydroxy-3-keto-5-methylthiopentene dioxygenase, which yields MATIVRQKGLAPIEETNEVKSFLKERGIDYDHWKVPSNATDLTDKEVLADAEKEELLKKLDGRFEALKEKEGYQSRDLIVLHPNISGLNDMLAKFDRVHYHTDEEVRYIVDGSGVFGFVLKGEKFLVHVVKDDFISVPRNTNHWFYLDDKKRIKAVRYFQDMSGWVPNYVEETNSLD from the coding sequence ATGGCAACGATAGTACGGCAAAAAGGTTTGGCACCGATCGAGGAAACGAACGAAGTGAAATCCTTTCTTAAAGAAAGAGGAATTGATTACGATCATTGGAAGGTGCCGTCTAACGCAACGGATTTGACGGACAAGGAAGTGCTTGCCGATGCCGAAAAAGAGGAACTTTTAAAAAAACTGGATGGTCGTTTTGAAGCTCTCAAAGAAAAAGAAGGTTATCAATCCAGAGACCTGATCGTATTACATCCGAACATTTCGGGATTAAACGACATGCTTGCTAAATTCGACCGAGTTCACTATCACACCGACGAGGAGGTGAGATATATCGTGGACGGTTCCGGCGTTTTCGGTTTTGTATTGAAAGGCGAAAAATTTCTCGTTCATGTCGTAAAGGACGATTTTATCTCCGTTCCAAGAAATACGAATCATTGGTTTTATTTGGACGATAAAAAAAGAATCAAAGCGGTTCGCTATTTTCAGGACATGAGCGGTTGGGTGCCGAACTACGTGGAAGAGACCAATTCCCTGGACTGA
- a CDS encoding UDP-2,3-diacylglucosamine diphosphatase — MKFEKNKVYEGIFLSDVHYLLNKKIKSHKHKELFQFLDYLKKRNIRFKNIYLVGDIIENWFFSAARKLKKSKKKFNKLFDRLDSLSVSDGNKIYIVGNHDSTSYLMNLPPKIERYLRERNWKICEKIENETLIAVHGHQGQYNRFTWIGSIFILRFLHIVALFLPNLFRFSEAFYQKHLNRQDPATTEEILKYYERLSRITHQNDRVLISGHTHDFLCIPHLKIINTGDWVKSNSFVLQDDFCFIGAKMNKRGEFSKEFIYKHQ; from the coding sequence ATGAAATTTGAAAAAAATAAAGTTTATGAGGGAATTTTTCTTTCTGACGTTCATTACCTTTTGAACAAGAAGATAAAATCCCATAAACATAAGGAACTATTTCAGTTTCTGGATTATCTAAAAAAGAGAAACATTCGTTTCAAAAACATTTATCTCGTGGGGGATATCATAGAAAATTGGTTCTTCAGCGCCGCACGCAAACTCAAAAAAAGTAAGAAAAAATTCAACAAACTTTTCGATAGACTAGATTCCTTATCCGTGTCGGACGGAAACAAAATCTACATCGTGGGAAATCACGATTCCACTTCCTACCTTATGAATCTACCTCCCAAAATCGAAAGATATCTTCGAGAAAGAAATTGGAAGATTTGTGAAAAAATCGAAAACGAAACTTTGATCGCGGTTCACGGACACCAGGGACAATACAATCGCTTCACTTGGATAGGTTCAATTTTTATATTACGTTTCCTACATATAGTTGCCTTATTCCTTCCGAATCTGTTCCGTTTTTCGGAAGCCTTCTATCAAAAACATTTAAATCGACAAGATCCCGCCACCACGGAAGAAATCCTTAAATACTACGAACGTCTTTCCAGAATCACACATCAAAACGACAGAGTTCTTATTTCCGGGCACACGCATGATTTTCTTTGCATTCCTCATTTAAAAATTATCAATACGGGTGACTGGGTAAAGAGCAACAGTTTCGTATTACAAGACGACTTTTGTTTTATCGGAGCCAAAATGAATAAACGCGGAGAATTCTCGAAAGAATTCATCTACAAACATCAGTAA
- the mtnB gene encoding methylthioribulose 1-phosphate dehydratase, whose product MSVKKQLEKLSALGATYHKNGWMPGTAGNLSVRILGESGFWVSGSGLDKNTLNKRNFLYVDLESGRLSASKNTKAEKGLKPSAETSIHRAVYRALDDIGCGLHVHTLESNLIRTNTSQHRPVALLELPAIEILKAYGIWKENPKVYVPVIYNFPNVQDISNRLESYLKEYKPIVPFCIIEKHGITVWGKDTVQANRNLEATDFILKYMISSRNLSHLLPMENNISESDRQEVYFAEFPVYPATFF is encoded by the coding sequence ATGTCCGTCAAAAAACAACTAGAAAAGCTCTCTGCATTGGGGGCTACCTACCATAAGAACGGATGGATGCCGGGAACCGCCGGTAATCTTTCCGTCCGAATCTTAGGTGAATCCGGCTTTTGGGTCAGCGGAAGCGGTCTGGACAAGAACACGTTAAACAAGCGTAATTTTCTATACGTCGATTTGGAGTCGGGTCGGCTTTCCGCTTCGAAAAATACCAAGGCGGAAAAAGGGCTCAAGCCTAGCGCCGAAACTTCCATCCATAGGGCCGTCTACCGTGCGTTAGACGATATTGGATGCGGGTTGCACGTCCATACTTTGGAATCTAATCTGATTCGTACAAACACTTCCCAACATCGACCGGTCGCTCTTTTGGAACTTCCGGCGATTGAAATTCTAAAAGCGTACGGAATCTGGAAAGAAAACCCTAAGGTTTATGTTCCTGTGATCTACAACTTTCCGAACGTACAGGATATTTCAAACCGTCTTGAAAGTTATTTGAAAGAATACAAACCTATTGTTCCGTTCTGCATCATCGAAAAACACGGAATTACAGTATGGGGAAAGGATACGGTTCAGGCAAATCGAAACCTGGAAGCGACTGATTTTATACTCAAATATATGATATCCTCGAGAAATTTGTCTCATCTTCTCCCTATGGAAAATAATATATCGGAGTCGGATCGTCAGGAAGTGTATTTTGCGGAATTCCCGGTTTATCCAGCTACATTTTTCTAA
- a CDS encoding FMN-binding glutamate synthase family protein — MQIPDYSTILQFISENPWSSSFYAIGTYTLIALLHDIFQRRHAIKHNFPLVGRLRYLFETIGPELRQYWVANDKEEMPFSRAERSWVYATAKKQNNNFGFGTTELLYEAGYPIIKHSAFPFPESKVKHLKNDTSMIPCLKVIGEFHNRKKPFRPPSVVNISAMSYGSLGKNAVSALNKGAMMAHCYQNTGEGGISPYHKLGGDVVWQIGTGYFGTRDEKGNFSLDVFTQKIKENPQVRMIEIKLSQGAKPGKGGILPGKKVTRQIANIRGVPLGQDCVSPNAHSEFGTVNELIDFIERLHSASGLPVGIKSAIGEIHFWNELAERMKQTGKGPDFITIDGGEGGTGAAPLAFADHVSLPFKVGFARVYQVFQKEKLSERMAWIGSGKLGFPDRAIVAFAMGCDLINIAREAMMSIGCIQAQRCHTDHCPTGVATQNRWLQAGLDIELKAERNANYIKGLRREVLSVTHAAGYEHPLQFRGSDIEISAGLNIFKPLETILGYERDHVHFTKMLDYTDHTYLEEYMQGKSSE, encoded by the coding sequence ATGCAAATTCCCGACTATTCTACTATCTTGCAGTTTATTTCGGAAAATCCTTGGTCTTCTTCGTTTTATGCGATCGGAACTTACACTCTCATCGCGCTTCTGCACGACATTTTTCAGCGAAGGCACGCGATCAAACATAATTTCCCTCTTGTGGGAAGACTCCGTTATCTTTTTGAAACGATCGGTCCCGAACTGCGTCAGTACTGGGTTGCCAATGATAAAGAGGAGATGCCTTTTAGTAGAGCGGAACGTTCCTGGGTTTATGCGACCGCAAAAAAACAAAACAATAACTTCGGTTTCGGAACGACTGAACTTCTGTACGAAGCCGGTTATCCGATCATCAAACACAGCGCGTTTCCGTTTCCCGAATCCAAAGTAAAACATCTCAAAAACGATACTTCCATGATTCCCTGCCTAAAGGTCATCGGAGAATTTCACAATCGTAAAAAACCGTTTCGTCCTCCGTCCGTGGTGAATATTTCCGCGATGTCGTACGGATCTCTCGGTAAGAACGCGGTCTCCGCTCTCAACAAGGGAGCGATGATGGCGCACTGTTATCAAAATACGGGAGAAGGAGGAATCAGCCCCTATCACAAATTAGGCGGAGACGTTGTCTGGCAAATTGGAACCGGATACTTCGGCACGAGAGACGAAAAGGGAAATTTTTCCTTGGATGTGTTTACCCAAAAGATTAAAGAAAATCCTCAAGTAAGAATGATAGAAATCAAACTTTCCCAAGGCGCCAAACCCGGCAAGGGAGGAATTCTTCCCGGAAAAAAAGTGACCCGACAGATTGCGAATATCCGAGGAGTTCCCTTGGGACAAGATTGTGTTTCGCCTAATGCTCATTCCGAGTTCGGAACCGTAAACGAACTGATCGACTTTATCGAAAGACTTCACTCTGCGAGCGGACTTCCGGTCGGGATCAAAAGCGCGATCGGTGAAATTCATTTTTGGAACGAACTCGCGGAAAGAATGAAACAAACCGGCAAGGGTCCTGACTTTATCACGATCGACGGAGGAGAAGGAGGAACAGGAGCGGCTCCGTTAGCCTTTGCGGATCACGTTTCTCTTCCTTTCAAGGTCGGATTTGCGAGAGTCTATCAAGTCTTTCAGAAAGAAAAACTTTCCGAAAGAATGGCTTGGATCGGAAGCGGTAAATTAGGATTTCCTGATAGAGCTATCGTAGCGTTCGCGATGGGTTGCGACCTAATCAACATAGCCAGAGAAGCGATGATGTCCATCGGTTGTATCCAAGCCCAACGTTGTCATACGGATCACTGCCCCACTGGAGTCGCGACTCAGAACCGTTGGTTACAAGCCGGTCTCGACATCGAACTCAAAGCGGAACGGAACGCGAACTACATCAAAGGACTTCGAAGGGAAGTTCTTTCGGTAACACACGCCGCCGGATACGAGCACCCGCTTCAATTCAGAGGAAGTGACATTGAAATTAGCGCGGGATTGAATATTTTCAAGCCCCTTGAAACGATTTTGGGCTATGAAAGAGATCACGTTCATTTTACGAAAATGTTGGACTATACCGATCATACTTATTTGGAAGAATATATGCAGGGAAAGTCTTCGGAATAA
- a CDS encoding SDR family oxidoreductase produces the protein MSSEKENNLILVAGAGSGIGKSVLENLNLLDQFAIGVSRTGEVWEPSNDFEPGKNFQCNLSRQSEVLEFVTALKKRAFSLAGVYFTFGSGLFKPVGQIALEEWNAHFVLNLNSLFLLTKEILPLLKPGSFLCYLSSTAGYQGFSNSTAYCASRHAIAGFAKALREELKSEGIRVITVYPGAVYTEIWRGREGFEQEDMIPVDDFGKWLATLSILPDTVYPDEIHLLPRKGIL, from the coding sequence TTGTCTTCAGAGAAAGAAAACAATCTTATACTTGTTGCCGGAGCCGGTTCAGGAATCGGAAAGTCCGTATTAGAAAATCTGAATTTATTGGATCAATTTGCGATCGGAGTTTCGAGGACGGGAGAGGTTTGGGAACCTAGCAATGACTTCGAACCTGGAAAAAATTTTCAGTGTAATCTTTCTAGACAGTCGGAGGTTCTTGAATTTGTTACGGCCTTAAAAAAACGGGCTTTTTCCTTGGCCGGGGTTTATTTTACTTTCGGAAGCGGCTTATTCAAGCCCGTAGGGCAAATTGCATTAGAAGAATGGAACGCACATTTTGTTCTCAATCTGAATTCCCTCTTTTTGCTTACGAAAGAAATACTTCCTCTTCTAAAACCGGGTTCATTTTTGTGCTATCTTTCTTCGACTGCGGGATATCAGGGTTTTTCGAATTCTACGGCCTATTGTGCGAGCCGACATGCCATTGCAGGTTTTGCAAAAGCTCTTCGGGAAGAGTTGAAGTCGGAAGGAATTCGAGTCATCACCGTTTATCCGGGCGCGGTGTATACGGAGATTTGGAGAGGCAGAGAAGGATTCGAGCAGGAGGATATGATCCCGGTTGACGATTTCGGGAAATGGCTCGCGACACTTTCTATCTTACCGGATACTGTTTATCCGGACGAAATACATTTGCTTCCTCGTAAAGGAATTTTATAA
- a CDS encoding LB_289 family protein gives MKRTELERRERDLRKAEKKVQLQEKRLASGKGNSVGVYIDELSALFRYDATEIFNTGDDIAILELLEDIQANLPAKQWENVLRKAIKKTGVQEKEKAYNELKELMNEEESEQAEEEIGA, from the coding sequence ATGAAACGCACCGAACTGGAAAGAAGAGAAAGAGACCTCCGCAAGGCAGAAAAAAAGGTTCAACTTCAAGAAAAGAGGCTCGCCTCCGGAAAAGGGAATAGCGTAGGAGTGTATATCGACGAGTTGTCGGCACTCTTTCGCTACGACGCAACAGAAATTTTCAATACCGGAGACGACATCGCGATCTTGGAGCTTTTAGAAGACATTCAGGCGAATCTTCCCGCAAAACAATGGGAAAATGTACTTCGCAAAGCGATCAAAAAGACCGGAGTTCAGGAAAAAGAAAAAGCCTACAACGAACTCAAAGAATTGATGAACGAAGAAGAATCTGAACAGGCCGAAGAAGAAATCGGGGCTTAA